The Myxococcales bacterium genome includes the window GCGGCGTCCGCCCTGCTGGTCAACAAGCTGCTGTCGGCGGCGCGCGTGCGGCTGGGCGATAGCGATGCCGTGACCCGCGCCGCGCGCTACGCGTTTGCCACGTTGTCGCTGGGCCTTGAGCATGTCAGTGGCGGCAACCTCGAGCGCGCAGTCGCGGCGCTGGGCTCAATTTCGCTGATGCGCCTGCATCGCGTCGGCTTCTCGGTCAGCGTCGCGGTGGCCAAGTATGCGCGTGCCTTGGTGCCCGGCGCCAAACTTGCCGACGACGGCACGCATCGCATCTTAGCGGCGCTCTCAGGCGCGCGGCCGTGGATGCCCAAAGACCTCGATACGCCGCCCGCGGCCGGCGTGCGCCCTTTCTCATCGCTGGCCGACGTCAGCGCCGCAGCGCAAGCGCTCGCCATCATCGCGCTGCGCATTCGCATCGCCGAGGGCCTCGGCGCCGATTTGCAACAGCGCGCCACCGGCGAGGTGATGCTCGACGACTATGCGCGCACGGCCGTAGTCCGCGCGTTGCTTGGCGACGCCACGCCGTCGGCGACGCCGCTCGACATCGCCGACTTTGCCGCGCTCAAGGCCAAATACGAGGCGGGGATTCCGCATATCGCGGAGTCCGCCGCCGCCGCTGCGCTAAAACCGCTGTGGCAGCGCCTAGGCCTTGACCCGTCGCCGTTTCTCGATGCGCTGATTTTGCGCTACTGCGCCGAAATTGCCGATGGCGTGTTGTCGGCGCCATCGCTTGATCCGCAATTTATCAGCGGCGTGCGCATCGCCGCCAGGTAGCGACGGCACCGTATTAAGTTAGCGTTGCCAGCGCGGCGATCGCCGCGGCGTGTTCCGCGGCTTTCTTTGACTTGCCTGCGCCGCGCCCGTGCTCGCGACCGTGCCAACTAACCGCGACGACGAACACGCGCGCATGAGGCGGGCCCTCTTGTGATACCAGCTCATACGCCGGCGTGCAGCGCTCGCTTGCCTGCACGCGCTCTTGTAGTTGCGTCTTCGCATCGCGCGTCGATGCAGCCGAGAGCGCCGCCAGCGACGCCGCGAGCAGGCGCTCGATCATCGTGGTCGCCGCGGCCATGCCTGCGTCGAGATAGACGGCGCCAAACAACGCCTCCACTGCATCGGCGAGCAAGGCGTCTTTGTCGCGCCCGCCATCGCGCTCCTCGCCGCGGCCGAGCACGAGCTGTGCGCCGAGCCCAAGCCCACGCGCAACCGCCGCCAACGCCGCCTCGTTAATCACCGAGGCGCGCAGCCGCGACAGCACGCCCTCCGGCGCGCCAGGAAACTGCGAGAACAGGCGTTGCGCGACAACCAGGCCGAGCACCGCGTCGCCGAGAAACTCGAGCCGCTCATTCGAGCTGCCGCCCTGCTCGTTAACCGCCGACGAATGCGTCAGGGCCTGCGCCAGCAACTCCGGCTGTGCAAACGCGTGGCCTAGCCGCATTGCCAGCTCGGTTAGCGCGATCTCGCTCACGCCGCGGCACCGGCGCCAGCGCCCGGCGCAAGATCGCGATCGAGCTTGCTCGTGGTCAGCCAGC containing:
- the rnc gene encoding ribonuclease III, whose amino-acid sequence is MRLGHAFAQPELLAQALTHSSAVNEQGGSSNERLEFLGDAVLGLVVAQRLFSQFPGAPEGVLSRLRASVINEAALAAVARGLGLGAQLVLGRGEERDGGRDKDALLADAVEALFGAVYLDAGMAAATTMIERLLAASLAALSAASTRDAKTQLQERVQASERCTPAYELVSQEGPPHARVFVVAVSWHGREHGRGAGKSKKAAEHAAAIAALATLT